A stretch of the Medicago truncatula cultivar Jemalong A17 chromosome 5, MtrunA17r5.0-ANR, whole genome shotgun sequence genome encodes the following:
- the LOC11409450 gene encoding BEL1-like homeodomain protein 2, translating into MGVASPVPFPSSSSYSSIIQLKTHQNQRTLDCSTSNSMSQDYQQAIFGFSSNGFERSSSSQQQQQQQQQIQRDKVRLLQGLNLSEGEGDERGGVYETAGMLSEMFNFADPSTAELLETATFRSSSSSSSRQLPQTTASENDWYGNNNRQGIQQHQQQISSINVADDSAAAMQLFLMNPSQSHQTTTSSSSPPPTHHQNSSTLHMLLPNPPNNSLQGFPNSGNFGQFTWNSTTTTHQEGAVEGQSVQGLSLSLSSSLEAAKAEEELRMGGGGGDGGSFMYNNYNIQGGSGGPSSSTYPYKLNHQQALNLQLQGGGTINGYQLLQSHNQGQGYGSVVVNVLRNSKYMKPTQELLQEFCSVGRGQFIKKTKFNRQNSSNPNNCSSNVGDSIPSSSSKDTPPLPLSAADRIEHQRRKVKLLSMLDEVDRRYNHYCEQMQMVVNSFDVMMGFGAAVPYTALAQKAMSRHFRCLKDAITTQVKQSCELLGEKEGAGGGLTKGETPRLKVLEQSLRQQRAFHQMGMMDQEAWRPQRGLPDRSVNVLRAWLFEHFLHPYPSDADKHLLARQTGLSRNQVSNWFINARVRLWKPMVEEMYQQELNEAEVEAEDREMNQSNSNNSGHQTQTPPTSTATATEPPPPQKRSDINAAENDPSLVAINRQQDFSENQAMQSTTTINTTVSEVVVPPFDSDLPPHRSMAMDDTCRYGSLVAEDYETGSDIGSSTLIRFGSTTGDVSLTLGLRHAGNVHDKNNNFLY; encoded by the exons ATGGGAGTAGCATCACCAGTACCATttccttcctcttcttcttattcttccaTTATTCAGTTGAAGACACACCAAAACCAAAGAACCTTGGATTGTTCAACTTCAAATTCTATGTCCCAAGATTATCAGCAAGCAATCTTCGGCTTCTCCTCGAATGGATTCGAGAGATCATCGTCGTCACAACAGcagcaacagcagcagcaacagaTCCAAAGGGACAAAGTTAGGCTGCTTCAAGGGTTGAATTTATCAGAAGGAGAAGGAGATGAAAGAGGAGGTGTGTATGAAACTGCAGGTATGTTATCAGAGATGTTTAATTTTGCTGATCCTTCAACAGCTGAATTGTTAGAAACCGCGACGTTTCGttcttcgtcttcttcttcttcaagacAACTACCACAAACAACAGCTTCAGAAAATGATTGGTATGGTAATAATAACAGACAAGGGATTCAGCAGCATCAGCAACAGATTTCAAGCATTAATGTAGCAGATGATTCTGCAGCTGCCATGCAACTTTTTCTCATGAACCCTTCTCAATCTCATCAAACAacaacttcatcatcttctcctCCTCCAACTCATCATCAAAATTCTTCAACTCTTCACATGTTACTCCCTAACCCTCCTAATAATTCCTTACAAGGTTTTCCAAATTCTGGTAATTTTGGACAATTCACATGGAATAGTACTACCACTACTCATCAAGAAGGTGCGGTTGAAGGACAAAGTGTTCAAGGTCTTTCATTATCATTATCTTCATCATTGGAAGCTGCAAAAGCCGAGGAAGAATTGCGAatgggaggaggaggaggagatgGTGGTAGTTTTATGTATAATAATTACAATATTCAAGGTGGAAGTGGAGGACCATCTTCTTCAACATATCCGTACAAATTAAATCATCAACAAGCATTGAATTTACAATTGCAAGGAGGAGGGACCATTAATGGATACCAATTATTACAAAGTCATAATCAAGGTCAAGGATATGGAAGTGTAGTagtaaatgttttaagaaattcaaaatatatGAAACCTACTCAAGAATTGCTTCAAGAGTTTTGCAGTGTTGGAAGGGGTCAGTTTATTAAAAAGACTAAGTTCAATagacaaaattcatcaaaccctaacaatTGTTCCTCCAATGTTGGTGATTCTattccttcttcttcatcaaaagACACTCCTCCTCTTCCTTTGTCAGCTGCTGATAGGATTGAACATCAAAGAAGGAAGGTCAAGCTTCTTTCCATGCTTGATGAG GTGGACAGGAGATACAATCACTATTGTGAACAAATGCAAATGGTAGTGAACTCATTTGATGTGATGATGGGTTTTGGAGCAGCAGTTCCATACACAGCACTAGCACAAAAAGCAATGTCTCGACATTTTCGGTGTCTAAAGGATGCAATAACAACACAAGTGAAGCAAAGTTGTGAGTTACTAGGTGAGAAAGAAGGTGCAGGAGGAGGTTTAACCAAAGGTGAGACCCCTAGGCTTAAGGTACTTGAACAAAGCCTAAGACAACAAAGAGCATTTCACCAGATGGGTATGATGGATCAAGAAGCTTGGAGACCACAAAGAGGCTTGCCTGATCGTTCTGTCAATGTTTTGAGAGCTTGGCTTTTCGAGCATTTTCTACACCC GTATCCAAGTGATGCAGATAAGCATCTATTGGCACGACAAACTGGGCTATCACGAAATCAG gTATCAAACTGGTTCATAAATGCCAGGGTTAGATTGTGGAAACCTATGGTAGAAGAGATGTACCAACAAGAACTTAATGAAGCAGAGGTTGAAGCAGAAGACAGAGAAATGAACCAAAGCAATAGCAACAACAGTGGTCACCAAACACAAACACCACCAACATCAACAGCAACAGCAACAGAGCCACCACCACCCCAAAAAAGATCTGATATCAATGCAGCTGAAAACGACCCTTCACTAGTTGCAATCAATAGACAGCAAGACTTCTCAGAAAACCAAGCAATGCAATCCACAACCACCATAAACACCACCGTCTCTGAGGTGGTGGTTCCACCCTTTGATTCAGACCTGCCACCACACAGATCAATGGCCATGGATGACACGTGTCGATATGGAAGCTTAGTTGCAGAAGATTATGAAACAGGTTCTGACATTGGATCATCAACTCTTATTAGGTTTGGGTCCACTACTGGTGACGTGTCACTCACGTTAGGGTTACGCCATGCTGGCAATGtgcatgataaaaataataactttctCTATTAG